A window of the Microplitis mediator isolate UGA2020A chromosome 5, iyMicMedi2.1, whole genome shotgun sequence genome harbors these coding sequences:
- the LOC130667433 gene encoding methylcytosine dioxygenase TET isoform X2: MQQTKDNLNSASQQTGALRNGNPPPPVVSMSPGVMPFYGDSSAGFRPTAGFSNAVWHQGVTPVGAVTVEATTATWPPQQFIQQIPAPNQLDELRYHTQYSAATPYHPQPVAYQQQAFIATDQSAFQRAGSAGQYGIPGQPSPLAPVAPQTGAAPPQRSLNGQFMDPAATPGQPIGFETRQEYVNGYQQQDVTMAPPPSTTPTSRSSSVHMDSQQQQQQQQQQQQQQQQQQPPQQQPQPPTDTQVKGFATIAPTNVSGNEMPGYPLQPDPQSSHNSNGYPGYVEMGQSTQQQPQQPQQPQQQAQQPQQQNQWQHLQNVPRQPAVSDASQAHLWSDTSSNAKMNNVNDLTWSDSRIQQQHIKNEPNVIQNQDMSRPASHMSWDSAREHPQTPQSWSEADNQQQNWPQQAQKNPRLTPSQHQSQQWPQHSPKMVDLPSPAQQNPRMTPVSNQTWQASPEIQNQNGHPNPRLTPQQQQQQQSQQQQQQQWQQQQQQTKIETNPRLTPSNQMSWPDTPTSQPNWSPSSMKSDGSQQQPQQTWADSQPSPRRTPSHQPAWPQNPNPNPNTHSNPNPNSNPNPQDKIDSQITNWSPNSGSSENPSWAQQTSKQDIQNSGERILWSNDKSNGFNNDNQDQSNRSNLNSRLKSMILNKQQQQQQQMQHQMHPMGNPNGSSDYSTDDRIRESHENTNNDNNKPHDKRSTSEYVQQSNMISMPQSNDSITGNFLLHSHHHRADSLPGGGGLWEWTGGGIHHNNNINNNHNNNNNNNINNVNDNNTNNNNINNNNNNNINNNNSVNPEILPETGITAIQNFIKYNEKKIQDKTASVWDSTIGVDKNSDNKLFHQSLGILNDSNDKKPEETGVCINDSKSNDYYAREVEKNLVGRRNDGLVTVASEDNNQSKTINNVIYNPTQIKQEVVDYNCPSDNNTNEDRGEGEGSLPIIIKTEPGEELIDKNEYKFRGDGGPVKIVTDGGSWCCRRGGTDQPSEEHLRDGCCQGLQTKDEIIEDSEEKQDDVKMEESKSDPASTTETTVTTGTTTEAGNPTAITTTTATATATTTTATTGTTVTETASVGTCTSGGGKPAQDVDKSKNNMRSEVPDCDCFPPDKCPPEPGSYYTHLGAAASLPDLRNDLERRTGLKGSAIRFEKVVYTGKEGKTTQGCPMAKWILRRSGVEEKILSIVKHRQGHKCATAWIVVVMVAWEGVPTHEADRIYSLLTHKLNRFGLPTTRRCGTNEPRTCACQGLDPDTCGASYSFGCSWSMYYNGCKYARSKTVRKFRLSVKTEEQEVEERMHVLATLLSPLYLSLAPEAFNNQTQFEREASECRLGFKPGRPFSGVTACIDFCAHSHRDLHDMNNGCTVVVSLTKHRNLSKPDDEQLHVLPLYVMDETDEFGSKDGQQEKIKSGAIERLSKYPCEVRVRSVPLQPCRRHGKKRKEDETDPASTKKDSAKEKAVERAPYQDPARTIRDPQQLSLEMNPMFDGMDAQLQSSQVSSTVLDSPVSMYQGWGYQGDQQWARNNWLEQRKNNWLNPWSEYSFSGMERDSKVDPDSTSLDETRPRSTYSQEDHRPRSCNLPNSTPDSPINRGYNHSPRHPMSPRNSLPPTPGEASYASHTLSPRALSTPHDPKMMSPRSSGYPAPGTPHTVDSNYSLPSPSYNKNYPGFNDNNNRQPSVSPRGYSTPHPQQHDQRASPRGQHTPGPDVHNQAIQRLLSPRNDVHYSTNNMNINNNNNNNNNTNSNNNNNNNNSNNNTSYMEIQQRPASPRSRNQEYYARLNQPVNQPQNSSYRNDYHELNPVRTMHQSQMYSYPQHQYDNYNYMEQKKEQLPAANNWNPVDKVASGWPERVPQSEHAKNPCIEMADPSPFRVPKGRPPSRTTPNQNQNQNQNQNQNQNQNQNQNQNPSDVNYQNTFTRTFLKPQEPIKSDNYHHDPSTLPSNAQRPPSYGPTPVSKEGYERPVANTMWAEEMKVPELHAMSNLGHSFPQYPGYPSYTGFEKSYTNTWDGYNYQYPAHPTHPPHPTHPPHSSHSPHPGHPSHPGQSSHPGQSSHPTHPTHPQHPVHPQHPQHPVHPQHPVHTQHPVHPPHVTHPPHPTHPIHQTPDYQTQMYQQKREHYSPQYPYQNVTPPYQGLNSGWSRWETPRWDIYPPPSYFPVLPEPPPKSEPLGEVADYSDNEECFKDAQLGGVGIALGHGSVLFECAKHELHSTTALKRPNRVNPARISLVFYQHRNLNRPKHGWSEWEEKMRLRKLGVTTTTTSSSMSNSINETINAVAAADGPISEISTPTPAPVTDPGVTESPSEAGIETEKLLPHINVPNSQFMMRSPTYTTMTWTTLFPMHPCMITGPYQEGGAIG, encoded by the exons TTCATGGACCCCGCGGCGACACCGGGACAGCCGATAGGCTTCGAGACCCGTCAAGAATACGTCAACGGGTATCAGCAGCAG GATGTGACAATGGCTCCGCCGCCTTCGACGACGCCAACAAGTCGCAGTAGTTCTGTACACATGGACtcacaacaacaacaacaacaacagcaacaacaacaacaacaacaacagcagcaacaaccGCCACAACAACAGCCACAGCCGCCAACAGACACACAAGTCAAGGGGTTTGCAACTATAGCCCCGACAAATGTGTCGGGAAACGAGATGCCTGGGTATCCACTTCAACCGGACCCACAGAGTTCACACAACTCTAACGGATATCCAGGCTACGTGGAAATGGGTCAATCTACTCAGCAACAACCCCAACAACCTCAACAACCTCAACAACAAGCACAACAACCTCAGCAACAGAATCAGTGGCAGCATCTTCAAAATGTCCCCAGACAGCCTGCGGTTTCGGATGCGAGCCAAGCGCACTTATGGTCAGACACTAGCTCCAATGCCAAGATGAACAACGTCAATGACTTAACTTGGTCAGACAGCCGCATTCAGCAGCAGCACATCAAGAATGAGCCCAACGTTATTCAGAACCAAGACATGTCACGACCCGCGAGTCACATGAGTTGGGACAGTGCTCGCGAGCATCCGCAGACTCCGCAATCTTGGAGCGAGGCGGATAATCAGCAGCAAAACTGGCCCCAACAGGCTCAGAAGAACCCGAGACTGACGCCCTCGCAACACCAATCGCAGCAGTGGCCCCAACACTCGCCTAAAATGGTCGATCTTCCGAGTCCCGCGCAGCAGAATCCTCGCATGACTCCGGTTTCAAATCAAACTTGGCAAGCTAGTCCTGAGATCCAGAATCAGAACGGGCATCCCAATCCTCGACTGACTCcgcaacagcagcagcaacagcagtctcagcaacaacaacagcaacagtggcagcagcagcagcagcagacCAAAATAGAAACGAATCCGCGATTGACACCGTCTAATCAAATGTCCTGGCCGGACACGCCTACTAGTCAGCCGAATTGGTCTCCGAGCAGCATGAAGAGCGACGGTAGTCAGCAGCAGCCTCAACAAACTTGGGCAGACTCTCAGCCTAGCCCGAGACGGACTCCGAGCCATCAGCCAGCTTGGCCACAGAACCCAAATCCCAACCCCAATACTCATTCTAATCCCAACCCCAACTCCAATCCCAACCCTCAGGATAAAATCGACAGCCAAATCACAAACTGGTCGCCAAATTCCGGTTCTTCTGAAAATCCCTCCTGGGCTCAGCAAACCAGCAAACAGGACATTCAGAATTCCGGCGAGCGAATTCTCTGGAGCAACGACAAGTCCAACGGCTTCAATAACGACAACCAGGACCAATCTAACCGATCGAACTTAAACAGTCGCCTGAAATCGATGATTCTGAAcaaacagcagcagcagcaacagcagaTGCAGCATCAAATGCATCCCATGGGGAACCCCAACGGCTCCAGCGATTACTCCACCGACGACAGGATCCGAGAGTCTCACGAAAACACAAATAACGACAACAACAAGCCCCACGATAAAAGGTCCACTTCAGAGTATGTCCAACAGTCCAACATGATTTCCATGCCCCAGAGTAACGACTCCATTaccggtaattttttattgcatagCCACCACCACCGGGCCGATAGTTTGCCCGGCGGTGGTGGCTTATGGGAGTGGACTGGAGGAGGAATTCATCacaacaataatattaataataatcataataataacaataataataatataaataatgttaatgataataatactaataataataatattaataataataataacaataatattaataataataatagtgttaACCCGGAAATATTACCAGAAACCGGCATAACAgctatacaaaattttatcaagtaCAATGAGAAGAAAATTCAGGATAAGACGGCTAGTGTATGGGACAGTACGATTGGTGTCGATAAAAATAGTGATAACAAATTATTCCATCAAAGTCTTGGTATTTTAAACGACAGTAATGATAAGAAACCCGAAGAAACTGGTGTCTGTATAAACGACAGTAAGAGTAACGATTACTATGCTAGAgaggtagaaaaaaatttggtaggGCGTCGTAACGACGGACTCGTTACTGTAGCTAGCGAGGATAACAATCAGTCGAAAACGATAAACAACGTAATTTATAACCCAACTCAGATAAAGCAGGAAGTAGTAGATTACAATTGTCCGAGTGATAATAATACGAATGAGGATCGCGGTGAAGGAGAAGGAAGTCTTCCGATTATTATAAAAACAGAGCCCGGGGAGGAGCTGATTGACAAGAACGAGTACAAGTTCCGCGGGGACGGAGGTCCGGTAAAAATAGTAACAGACGGCGGGTCCTGGTGCTGCAGGAGAGGCGGAACTGATCAGCCGAGCGAGGAACATTTGCGCGATGGCTGCTGCCAGGGCTTGCAGACCAAGGACGAGATAATAGAGGACTCGGAGGAAAAGCAGGACGACGTTAAAATGGAAGAGAGCAAGAGCGATCCAGCATCAACAACTGAAACTACAGTAACTACTGGAACTACAACTGAAGCTGGTAATCCAACTGCAATTACAACTACAACTGCAACTGCAACTGCAACTACAACTACAGCTACAACTGGCACGACTGTAACTGAGACAGCCAGTGTGGGAACTTGCACTAGCGGAGGTGGTAAACCGGCGCAAGATGTCGACAAGAGCAAGAACAATATGCGGAGCGAAGTACCCGACTGCGACTGCTTTCCGCCAGATAAAT GTCCGCCGGAGCCTGGCTCGTACTACACGCATCTGGGGGCCGCAGCCAGTCTTCCAGATCTCAGAAACGATCTTGAAAGGAGGACCGGGTTGAAGGGCAGCGCGATACGATTTGAGAAGGTAGTTTACACGGGAAAGGAGGGAAAAACAACTCAGGGATGTCCGATGGCTAAATGG ATTCTTCGACGGTCGGGGGTGGAGGAGAAAATACTGTCGATCGTGAAGCACCGGCAGGGGCACAAGTGCGCTACCGCGTGGATTGTAGTTGTGATGGTGGCGTGGGAGGGTGTGCCGACCCACGAGGCTGATCGCATTTACTCGCTACTCACTCACAAACTAAATCGATTCGGTCTTCCAACGACACGTAGATGCGGGACGAACGAACCGCGAACTTGTGCCTGTCAAGGTCTCGATCCGGACACCTGTGGTGCGAGCTATTCATTCGGATGCTCCTGGTCTATGTACTACAACGGATGTAAATACGCCCGTAGCAAAACCGTTCGCAAGTTTCGCTTATCCGTAAAGACTGAG GAACAAGAGGTCGAAGAGAGAATGCATGTACTGGCGACTCTTCTATCACCGTTGTACTTGAGCTTGGCACCGGAAGCGTTTAATAATCAGACGCAGTTTGAACGTGAGGCCAGCGAGTGTCGCTTAGGATTCAAACCTGGCAGACCTTTTTCGGGAGTTACTGCTTGTATTGACTTTTGCGCTCACTCGCATCGCGATCTTCATGATATGAATAACGGTTGCACTGTC GTGGTTAGTTTGACAAAACATCGGAATCTTTCAAAGCCGGATGATGAACAATTGCACGTTCTACCTCTGTACGTCATGGATGAAACAGACGAGTTTGGATCGAAGGATGGACagcaggaaaaaataaaatccggtGCTATTGAAAGACTTTCCaa atATCCGTGCGAAGTACGAGTACGGTCGGTACCTTTGCAACCATGCAGGCGTCACGGAAAAAAGCGCAAGGAAGACGAAACAGATCCTGCGAGTACCAAAAAAGACTCAGCTAAAGAAAAAGCGGTTGAACGGGCGCCTTATCAAGACCCCGCGCGAACGATAAGAGATCCGCAGCAGTTGTCTCTGGAAATGAATCCGATGTTCGATGGCATGGACGCGCAGCTCCAGAGCTCGCAGGTGTCCTCGACGGTTCTCGACAGCCCGGTGTCTATGTACCAGGGCTGGGGCTATCAAGGCGATCAGCAGTGGGCGCGGAACAATTGGCTGGAGCAGCGAAAAAACAACTGGTTGAATCCTTGGAGCGAGTACTCATTCAGTGGAATGGAACGCGATAGTAAAGTAGATCCGGACAGCACCAGTTTGGATGAGACTCGACCACGGAGTACTTACTCGCAAGAAGATCACCGCCCGCGTTCTTGCAATCTGCCGAATTCAACACCAGACTCTCCGATCAATCGCGGCTACAATCACTCACCTCGTCATCCGATGTCACCGCGAAATTCTCTGCCACCTACTCCTGGAGAAGCCAGTTACGCGAGTCACACACTGTCTCCTCGTGCATTGTCGACTCCGCACGATCCTAAAATGATGTCACCGCGCAGTTCTGGATATCCAGCTCCAGGAACTCCGCATACCGTTGATTCAAATTACAGTTTACCTTCTCCgtcttacaataaaaattatccgggatttaatgataataataatagacagCCAAGTGTATCACCACGTGGGTACTCGACTCCGCATCCTCAACAACATGACCAACGTGCCTCGCCGCGAGGACAACATACTCCTGGTCCAGATGTTCATAATCAAGCGATTCAACGTTTGCTATCACCTCGCAACGATGTCCATTATTCCACTAATAATatgaatatcaataataataataataataacaataatactaatagtaataataataataataacaataatagtaataataacacGAGCTACATGGAAATACAGCAAAGACCGGCATCACCGAGATCACGTAACCAAGAATATTACGCCCGATTAAATCAACCAGTAAACCAACCACAAAATTCGAGCTACAGAAACGATTACCACGAATTAAATCCCGTTAGAACAATGCATCAGTCGCAAATGTATTCATACCCACAACATCAGTACGACAATTACAATTACATGGAGCAGAAAAAAGAACAATTGCCTGCAGCGAACAATTGGAATCCGGTCGATAAAGTCGCTTCCGGGTGGCCCGAGCGAGTTCCACAGTCGGAGCACGCAAAAAATCCGTGCATCGAGATGGCCGACCCATCGCCATTTCGTGTTCCGAAGGGCCGCCCGCCGTCCAGGACAACACCCAACCAGAACCAGAACCAGAATCAGAACCAAAACCAGAATCAGAATCAAAACCAGAATCAGAATCAGAACCCGTCCGACGTTAACTATCAGAATACGTTTACTCGCACTTTTCTTAAGCCCCAGGAGCCAATTAAATCCGACAATTATCACCATGATCCATCGACATTGCCATCAAATGCTCAACGACCGCCATCCTACGGCCCTACTCCTGTTAGTAAAGAAGGCTATGAGCGTCCTGTTGCTAATACAATGTGGGCAGAAGAAATGAAGGTTCCAGAATTACATGCGATGTCTAATTTGGGTCATTCGTTTCCGCAGTATCCTGGGTATCCAAGTTACACGGGCtttgaaaaaagttatacTAATACTTGGGAcggttataattatcaatatccAGCACATCCGACGCATCCGCCACATCCGACGCATCCGCCACATTCGTCGCATTCACCACATCCAGGGCATCCATCACATCCAGGACAGTCATCACATCCAGGACAGTCATCACATCCGACGCATCCAACGCATCCACAACACCCAGTGCATCCACAACATCCACAGCATCCGGTGCATCCACAGCATCCAGTACATACACAGCACCCGGTGCATCCGCCACACGTGACGCATCCGCCACATCCAACGCATCCAATTCATCAAACACCAGATTATCAAACACAAATGTATCAACAAAAACGTGAACATTATTCTCCACAGTATCCTTATCAGAACGTAACACCTCCTTACCAAGGATTGAATTCTGGTTGGAGCAGATGGGAAACTCCTCGCTGGGACATTTATCCACCGCCGTCATACTTTCCTGTGTTACCTGAGCCTCCTCCAAAATCTGAACCTCTCGGAGAGGTCGCTGACTACTCAGACAACGAGGAATGCTTCAAAGACGCCCAGCTAGGTGGCGTTGGAATAGCTCTAGGCCACGGCAGCGTTTTATTCGAGTGCGCGAAACACGAATTGCACTCGACGACTGCACTGAAAAGACCCAACAGAGTCAACCCGGCTCGCATCAGCCTAGTCTTCTATCAGCACCGAAATCTAAACAGGCCCAAGCACGGCTGGAGCGAGTGGGAAGAGAAGATGAGGTTGAGAAAACTGGGAGTGACGACCACTACCACGAGCTCCTCAATGTCCAACAGCATCAACGAGACCATAAATGCGGTAGCTGCCGCCGACGGACCAATCAGCGAAATTTCAACTCCAACTCCAGCTCCAGTAACTGATCCCGGAGTCACTGAATCTCCTTCGGAAGCTGGCATCGAAACAGAAAAACTGCTTCCACACATAAACGTACCTAATTCTCAGTTCATGATGCGCTCGCCGACGTACACCACCATGACCTGGACCACTCTCTTCCCCATGCATCCCTGCATGATCACCGGACCCTACCAGGAAGGCGGCGCCATTGGATGA